The following coding sequences are from one Salvia hispanica cultivar TCC Black 2014 chromosome 3, UniMelb_Shisp_WGS_1.0, whole genome shotgun sequence window:
- the LOC125210708 gene encoding long chain base biosynthesis protein 2a isoform X1 gives MIIPYLTALTTYFSYGLLFAFGQLRDFFRKSVDCWSASTLQGYAPICLGLEDFYIRRLYLRIQDCFNRPISSPPDAWFDVVERVSNDNNKTLKRTAKVNRCLNLGSYNYLGFAAADEYCTPRVIESLKKYTPSTCSTRVDGGTTKLHAELELCVANFVGKPASIVFGMGYVTNSAILPVLIGKGGLIISDSLNHNSIVNGARGSGATVRVFQHNTPSHLENVLREQIADGQPRTHRPWKKIIVVVEGIYSMEGELCKLPEIVSICKKYKAFVYLDEAHSIGAVGKSGRGVCELLGVDTADVDIMMGTFTKSFGSCGGYIAGSKELIEYLKYTCPAHLYATSISAPAAQQIISSIKVVLGEDGSSRGAQKLARIRENSNFFRSELQKMGFEVLGDNDSPVMPIMLYNPAKIPAFSRECLKRNVAVVTVAFPATPLLLARARICISASHSREDLLKALEVMSTVGDMVGVKYFPAEPNKQQVEVGQVKVD, from the exons ATGATCATCCCCTATCTCACCGCCTTGACCACCTACTTCAGCTATGGCCTACTCTTCGCCTTCGGTCAGCTGCGCGATTTTTTCCGCAAGTCTGTCGATTGCTGGTCTGCTAGCACCCTACAG GGATATGCGCCCATCTGTTTGGGGCTTGAGGATTTCTACATTCGCCGCCTGTATTTGAGAATTCAG GATTGCTTCAACAGACCAATATCAAGCCCTCCGGATGCTTGGTTTGATGTGGTGGAGCGTGTCTCCAATGATAATAACAAAACACTAAA GCGAACAGCAAAGGTTAATAGGTGCCTGAACTTGGGATCTTATAACTATCTAGGATTTGCTGCAGCAGATGAATACTGCACACCTCGTGTAATTGAGTCCTTGAAGAAATATACTCCAAGCACCTGTAGTACTCGGGTTGATGGAG GCACAACAAAATTGCATGCTGAACTGGAGTTGTGTGTTGCCAATTTCGTGGGAAAGCCAGCTTCTATTGTATTTGGGATGGGTTATGTAACAAATTCAGCCATTCTCCCTGTACTAATTGGAAAG GGAGGTCTGATCATTAGTGACTCTCTGAACCATAACTCAATAGTCAATGGTGCTCGTGGATCCGGGGCTACTGTTCGAGTTTTCCAGCATAACA CACCATCACATTTGGAGAATGTTCTGAGGGAGCAAATTGCTGATGGACAGCCCAGAACTCACAGGCCCTGGAAAAAGATAATTGTTGTGGTGGAGGGAATCTACAGTATGGAAGGGGAACTTTGCAAGCTCCCTGAAATTGTTTCCATCTGCAAGAAATACAAG GCATTTGTTTATCTTGATGAGGCTCACAGCATTGGAGCTGTAGGGAAAAGTGGAAGAGGTGTTTGTGAACTCCTAGGAGTTGATACTGCTGATGTGGATATAATGATGGGAACTTTCACTAAATCATTTGGATCATGTGGTGGTTATATTGCAGGATCTAAG GAACTTATTGAATACCTGAAATACACATGTCCTGCTCACCTTTATGCCACGTCGATATCAGCACCAGCTGCTCAGCAAATTATTTCTTCCATCAAGGTTGTTCTTGGAGAAGATGGTTCTAGCAGAG GGGCGCAAAAACTAGCTAGGATTCGTGAGAACAGCAACTTTTTCAGGTCCGAATTGCAGAAAATGGGGTTTGAGGTTCTAGGTGATAATGATTCCCCTGTTATGCCAATAATGCTCTACAATCCTGCAAAAATTCCTGCCTTTTCACGAGAGTGCCTCAAACGGAAT GTTGCTGTGGTTACGGTTGCTTTCCCAGCCACCCCGTTATTGTTGGCCCGTGCTCGCATTTGCATTTCTGCTTCTCATTCAAGAGAAGACCTTCTCAAAGCTTTAGAG GTTATGAGCACAGTAGGGGATATGGTGGGTGTTAAGTACTTTCCGGCGGAGCCGAATAAGCAGCAAGTGGAGGTAGGGCAGGTTAAGGTAGATTGA
- the LOC125210708 gene encoding long chain base biosynthesis protein 2b isoform X2 codes for MGYVTNSAILPVLIGKGGLIISDSLNHNSIVNGARGSGATVRVFQHNTPSHLENVLREQIADGQPRTHRPWKKIIVVVEGIYSMEGELCKLPEIVSICKKYKAFVYLDEAHSIGAVGKSGRGVCELLGVDTADVDIMMGTFTKSFGSCGGYIAGSKELIEYLKYTCPAHLYATSISAPAAQQIISSIKVVLGEDGSSRGAQKLARIRENSNFFRSELQKMGFEVLGDNDSPVMPIMLYNPAKIPAFSRECLKRNVAVVTVAFPATPLLLARARICISASHSREDLLKALEVMSTVGDMVGVKYFPAEPNKQQVEVGQVKVD; via the exons ATGGGTTATGTAACAAATTCAGCCATTCTCCCTGTACTAATTGGAAAG GGAGGTCTGATCATTAGTGACTCTCTGAACCATAACTCAATAGTCAATGGTGCTCGTGGATCCGGGGCTACTGTTCGAGTTTTCCAGCATAACA CACCATCACATTTGGAGAATGTTCTGAGGGAGCAAATTGCTGATGGACAGCCCAGAACTCACAGGCCCTGGAAAAAGATAATTGTTGTGGTGGAGGGAATCTACAGTATGGAAGGGGAACTTTGCAAGCTCCCTGAAATTGTTTCCATCTGCAAGAAATACAAG GCATTTGTTTATCTTGATGAGGCTCACAGCATTGGAGCTGTAGGGAAAAGTGGAAGAGGTGTTTGTGAACTCCTAGGAGTTGATACTGCTGATGTGGATATAATGATGGGAACTTTCACTAAATCATTTGGATCATGTGGTGGTTATATTGCAGGATCTAAG GAACTTATTGAATACCTGAAATACACATGTCCTGCTCACCTTTATGCCACGTCGATATCAGCACCAGCTGCTCAGCAAATTATTTCTTCCATCAAGGTTGTTCTTGGAGAAGATGGTTCTAGCAGAG GGGCGCAAAAACTAGCTAGGATTCGTGAGAACAGCAACTTTTTCAGGTCCGAATTGCAGAAAATGGGGTTTGAGGTTCTAGGTGATAATGATTCCCCTGTTATGCCAATAATGCTCTACAATCCTGCAAAAATTCCTGCCTTTTCACGAGAGTGCCTCAAACGGAAT GTTGCTGTGGTTACGGTTGCTTTCCCAGCCACCCCGTTATTGTTGGCCCGTGCTCGCATTTGCATTTCTGCTTCTCATTCAAGAGAAGACCTTCTCAAAGCTTTAGAG GTTATGAGCACAGTAGGGGATATGGTGGGTGTTAAGTACTTTCCGGCGGAGCCGAATAAGCAGCAAGTGGAGGTAGGGCAGGTTAAGGTAGATTGA
- the LOC125209678 gene encoding uncharacterized protein LOC125209678 → MQRDGEEAAPQENPKRMRRPSVRLHQPYYENPGHRKIQQQWKPRKGAPTPRKPRSAKTAHSKFAKNAAAKGDGLGNFDFEYDAAVGGWSNFTAANRDRDFQRKRVRSSNSKSRAIGDQENGNLGLSSDGESGKLEQQHVDVEEEGDLGGNRFSNDLVAEDSDPSSPNQSLGDDDDIENRKLSGDRDNVGGKQRGLGDNRHSSEMGRSLMAGEEDGDSSGVRMWLNDLGLGKYVTLFEIHGVDDAVLPLLTLEDLKDMGINEVGIRRKLYSSIQKLDRWFP, encoded by the coding sequence ATGCAGCGCGACGGCGAAGAGGCGGCGCCGCAGGAGAATCCCAAGCGGATGCGGCGGCCCAGCGTGAGATTGCACCAGCCCTACTACGAGAACCCCGGGCATCGCAAGATCCAGCAGCAATGGAAGCCCAGGAAAGGCGCCCCCACACCCAGAAAGCCTCGTTCCGCCAAAACCGCGCATTCCAAATTCGCCAAGAACGCCGCCGCTAAGGGCGACGGATTGGGGAATTTTGATTTCGAATACGACGCGGCGGTTGGGGGTTGGAGCAATTTCACTGCCGCTAATAGGGATAGGGATTTCCAGAGGAAGAGGGTTAGGTCGTCCAATTCGAAATCTCGGGCAATTGGGGATCAAGAAAATGGAAATCTTGGATTGTCTAGTGATGGTGAGAGTGGGAAGCTCGAACAACAACACGTAGACGTCGAAGAAGAGGGGGATTTGGGTGGGAATCGGTTTAGCAACGATTTAGTAGCTGAGGATTCTGATCCGTCTAGCCCTAATCAGTCGTTAGGTGACGACGATGATATTGAGAATCGAAAATTGAGTGGAGATCGTGACAATGTGGGTGGAAAGCAGAGGGGATTGGGTGATAATCGCCATTCCAGTGAAATGGGGAGATCCTTGATGGCTGGGGAAGAAGATGGAGATAGTAGTGGTGTGAGGATGTGGCTGAATGATTTGGGATTAGGAAAATATGTGACACTGTTTGAGATTCATGGGGTGGATGATGCGGTTCTGCCGTTACTGACTCTTGAAGATCTCAAGGATATGGGGATTAATGAGGTTGGGATACGAAGGAAACTGTATTCGTCTATCCAGAAACTCGATAGATGGTTCCCCTGA
- the LOC125212372 gene encoding sialyltransferase-like protein 2 isoform X1, with protein sequence MRLLQLAFFAALASGIGALLIYITGVSNFDRTPLSSDDLEALSSLQSHFGKCVSANGLGLQAVRGRDDCEVSLQFPSDTVPKWKDPKSGKLEGLTFDFNLCEAVATWEQVRNSTTVLTREYIDALPNGWRNYAWQRINKGALLNQCENKTVCIEKLLLVLPDNPPFTPRKYSRCAVIGNSGDLLRNKFGEEIDSYDAVFRENGAPIENFTEYVGTKSTFRLLNRGSAKALDKVAELYEKGKEVLIVKTTIHDIMNKMIREVPILNPVYLMLGASFGSAAKGTGLKALEFALSICDTVDMYGFTVDPGYKEWTRYFSESRQGHTPLHGRAYYQMMECLALIKIHSPLRSDPNRIVKSVPSRSLITAARIASEKLWKRVGAGSSDPLAKCSIVSKQIKGKSKQVSSSRKAAVEHQKYVKGTTMYPVEHHPRHGQLCTVPSR encoded by the exons ATGAGGCTGTTGCAGCTGGCCTTTTTTGCTGCTTTAGCCTCTGGGATTGGAGCTCTTCTCATTTACATTACTGGTGTTTCGAATTTTG ATAGGACTCCTCTTTCCAGTGATGATCTGGAGGCATTGAGTTCTTTACAGAGTCATTTCGGCAAGTGTGTG AGTGCAAATGGATTAGGTTTACAGGCTGTAAGGGGTAGGGATGATTGTGAGGTTTCGCTGCAGTTCCCCAGTGACACTGTCCCAAAATGG aAAGATCCCAAATCGGGAAAACTTGAAGGCTTGACTTTTGATTTCAATCTTTGCGAAGCAGTAGCTACATGGGAGCAG GTGCGAAATAGTACTACTGTTTTGACTCGAGAATACATTGATGCTTTGCCAAATGGATGGAGAAATTATGCTTGGCAGAGGATCAATAAGGGAGCACTACT GAATCAATGTGAGAATAAAACTGTGTGCATAGAGAAACTATTACTGGTGCTTCCGGACAATCCTCCTTTTACACCAAGGAAATATAGCCGATGTGCTGTCATTGGTAACTCAGGTGATCTTCTAAGGAACAAgtttggagaagaaatagaTAGCTATGATGCTGTTTTCAGAGAGAATGGAGCGCCTATAGAG AATTTCACAGAATACGTTGGTACAAAAAGCACGTTTCGCCTCCTCAACAGGGGTTCTGCAAAAGCTCTTGATAAAGTCGCAGAGTTGTATG AGAAGGGGAAGGAGGTCTTGATCGTCAAAACAACAATCCATGATATCATGAACAAGATGATCCGG GAAGTTCCCATACTAAATCCGGTTTATCTGATGCTCGGAGCATCCTTTGGTTCAGCTGCAAAAGGCACTGGGCTAAAGGCTCTTGAATTTGCTCTCTCCATTTGTGACACTGTTGATATGTATGGTTTTACCGTTGATCCTGGTTATAAAGAATG GACTAGGTACTTTTCAGAATCTCGACAAGGGCATACCCCTCTGCATGGTCGGGCATACTATCAAATGATGGAATGTCTTGCA CTTATCAAGATCCACTCTCCATTGCGGTCTGATCCAAATCGGATTGTGAAGTCGGTACCCAGCCGCAGTTTAATTACAGCAGCCCGAATTGCATCAGAGAAGTTATGGAA GAGAGTTGGAGCTGGATCTTCCGATCCCTTAGCCAAATGCTCCATCGTCTCAAAGCAAATCAAGGGCAAGTCAAAGCAAGTATCGAGCTCAAGAAAAGCTGCCGTTGAGCATCAAAAATACGTGAAAGGCACGACGATGTATCCTGTGGAGCACCATCCTAGGCATGGCCAGCTCTGCACAGTTCCATCCAGgtaa
- the LOC125212372 gene encoding sialyltransferase-like protein 2 isoform X2: MDPKSGKLEGLTFDFNLCEAVATWEQVRNSTTVLTREYIDALPNGWRNYAWQRINKGALLNQCENKTVCIEKLLLVLPDNPPFTPRKYSRCAVIGNSGDLLRNKFGEEIDSYDAVFRENGAPIENFTEYVGTKSTFRLLNRGSAKALDKVAELYEKGKEVLIVKTTIHDIMNKMIREVPILNPVYLMLGASFGSAAKGTGLKALEFALSICDTVDMYGFTVDPGYKEWTRYFSESRQGHTPLHGRAYYQMMECLALIKIHSPLRSDPNRIVKSVPSRSLITAARIASEKLWKRVGAGSSDPLAKCSIVSKQIKGKSKQVSSSRKAAVEHQKYVKGTTMYPVEHHPRHGQLCTVPSR, translated from the exons ATGG ATCCCAAATCGGGAAAACTTGAAGGCTTGACTTTTGATTTCAATCTTTGCGAAGCAGTAGCTACATGGGAGCAG GTGCGAAATAGTACTACTGTTTTGACTCGAGAATACATTGATGCTTTGCCAAATGGATGGAGAAATTATGCTTGGCAGAGGATCAATAAGGGAGCACTACT GAATCAATGTGAGAATAAAACTGTGTGCATAGAGAAACTATTACTGGTGCTTCCGGACAATCCTCCTTTTACACCAAGGAAATATAGCCGATGTGCTGTCATTGGTAACTCAGGTGATCTTCTAAGGAACAAgtttggagaagaaatagaTAGCTATGATGCTGTTTTCAGAGAGAATGGAGCGCCTATAGAG AATTTCACAGAATACGTTGGTACAAAAAGCACGTTTCGCCTCCTCAACAGGGGTTCTGCAAAAGCTCTTGATAAAGTCGCAGAGTTGTATG AGAAGGGGAAGGAGGTCTTGATCGTCAAAACAACAATCCATGATATCATGAACAAGATGATCCGG GAAGTTCCCATACTAAATCCGGTTTATCTGATGCTCGGAGCATCCTTTGGTTCAGCTGCAAAAGGCACTGGGCTAAAGGCTCTTGAATTTGCTCTCTCCATTTGTGACACTGTTGATATGTATGGTTTTACCGTTGATCCTGGTTATAAAGAATG GACTAGGTACTTTTCAGAATCTCGACAAGGGCATACCCCTCTGCATGGTCGGGCATACTATCAAATGATGGAATGTCTTGCA CTTATCAAGATCCACTCTCCATTGCGGTCTGATCCAAATCGGATTGTGAAGTCGGTACCCAGCCGCAGTTTAATTACAGCAGCCCGAATTGCATCAGAGAAGTTATGGAA GAGAGTTGGAGCTGGATCTTCCGATCCCTTAGCCAAATGCTCCATCGTCTCAAAGCAAATCAAGGGCAAGTCAAAGCAAGTATCGAGCTCAAGAAAAGCTGCCGTTGAGCATCAAAAATACGTGAAAGGCACGACGATGTATCCTGTGGAGCACCATCCTAGGCATGGCCAGCTCTGCACAGTTCCATCCAGgtaa